The genome window CTTCAGCCAGTTCGACATCGTGGGGCACTGGGAGGCGACGACGGAGCAGGGGCGCCGCATCGCGTTCGACGTGACGGCGGACGGGCGCGTCACCAACGGCCGGCTCAACTTCCACCACGACTGCAACGTGGGGCGCTGGAGGGCGACGCTCGATGGATTCGAGGCGGAGATTGTCGACGACTCCTTCCTGACGACGATGGACTGGCGGGCAAGCGGCGACGGCTCCATTCTCGCCGGGTCCATTCTCTCGGGCACCTACACCGTCTCGGGAAGGTTCGAGTCCGACGATCTAATGAGAGGCGGCCTCATCAGCGCGGTGACCGACATCCGCAAACCGAACGAGCAGCCGACGGGAGAGGTCTGTCCGACAATCCACGTCTCGTTCGGCGGAGAAAAGGAACCGTGAGTCCCGTGCGTCCGTTCCTGTCTCTCGTTCTTCTGATCGCGGGCACGCCGGCCGCGCGCGCCGAGATCGCGGTCATGTCGAGCGGTAAGATTCTGTACGTGGATCGTTTCGAGCGTGCGGACGAGCTCATCACTCTCTTCATCACCGGGGGAGGCGAGGTGACGGTCCCGGCGGAGCTCGTGGTGAACGTCGTCCCCAACGAGATCGTCGAAGAGCTGGAAACCACAGAAGCGACCGACGACGCGATTCGGAAGCTCGGGCTCTTCCCTCACCTCGCGCCTCTCATCGAGCCCGCAGCCGAAAAGTATGCCATCGATCCGAATCTCGTCGCCGCGGTAATCTGGGCGGAGTCGAGCGGCGACCCCAACGCGGTATCGGTGAAGGGAGCCCTCGGTTTGATGCAGCTCATGCCGCAAACGGCTCGAGAGCTCGGGGTCGAGCGTCCCGTCGATCCGCAGCAGAATGTCGACGGAGGTACGCGGTATCTGCGGCAAATGCTCGACGCTCACGGTGGAGACGTCTCGCTGGCGCTCGCCGCCTACAACGCCGGTCCCGACGCGGTCCGGCGACACGGAGGTGTCCCTCCCTATCGAGAGACGCGGACGTATGTCGGCCGAGTGCTCGACATGTACGAGCGCGCCCGTGACCGAGGCTCACCATGAGGCAGGCTCGCTGCGAGGACGGCTATGTGCTTTTCGGCATCGTCATTCTGATCATCATCCTCGGCGTTTCGATGGGCGCCGCGGTTCCCCTCTGGGAAAAAGTCGTGCAGCGGGAGCGCGAGCAGGAGCTCATCTGGCGCGGCTACCAATACATGCAAGCCATCGAGCTCTACCAGAAGAAGTATCCCGGCGCGTATCCACCCACCATGGAAGTGCTGGTCGAGCAGAAATTCTTGAGAAAAGAGTACCCCGACCCGATGACCGAATCGGGCGAATGGCGCGTGCTGCGTCAGATGTCGCCCGAGCTCCAGATGGGTGGCCAGCAGCAGGCGGCGGCCCGGGCAGCCGGCATTACCGACGCGAACCGGAGCCAGGCCCAGATGCGCTCGCCGGGAGGTCGGCGCCTTCCGGGAACTTCGCGACAAGGCCAACCGACCGGAGGACAGTTCCAGTCGAGCATCGGGCGTGGGCTGGGTGATGCCGCGCTCGGAGGCATCGTCGGCGTCGCGAGCTCGAGCGACGAGGAAACCTTCTACGAAGTGCCGGGGAAAACGACCTACCGGGATTGGCTGTTCGTGTTCGGATTGCAGCAAGCCCCCGCCGCGACCCCGGCGGGCGCGGCCGCGGCTGCCACTGCGGGCGCAAACGCCTTTGGCGGGCTTCCTCCTCGCCCCGGCCGAATCTTCGGACCCGCTGCAGCACCCGGGGCGGTTCCTGGACAGGGCGGCCCGGGAGCCAAGCAACAGCCGCCAGGCATGGGAGGTGGGCCGGGGCAACCGGGGAACCTTCCACCCGGTCCCGGGACCCAGCCGCAGCAGCGACAACCGCAGCGACCTCAGCCTCGCCGCCAGCCATAGCCTCCATCGAAAGCGCCGACGCCATGCGCATCGGAATCGATGCCCATCACATCAACGGCAAGCCGCAAGGAAGTCGCACCCACCTCATCGAGCTCGTTCGGGCCCTGGCCCGACTCACCGACGAGGAGATCTGGATCTACAGCTTCCGCCCGGAGGAGACGAAGGAGATCCTGAATGTTTCCACCTTGATCCATCGTCGCATCTTCCCCGAGTCGGCTCGGTTTCGCGTGCCGTTCGTCACGCCGGCCCTCGAGCTGGCACACCGTCTGAGCCTCTTTCACTCACAGTACATCGCGCCTCCGGCATCCTTTGTACCTCAAGTCGTGACCATCCACGACATCCTCTTCGAAACCCACCCGCAGCTCTTCGTCGGGGCATTCTCTCGACGGTCGGTGGCGCTCATCCGGCGCTCCGCCCGCCGGGCGCGCGTCGTGCTCACGGTTTCGGAGTACTCGCGAAGAGCGATCACCGAACGCTACGGGCTCGGAAACGAGAGGGTCGTGGTCACGCCCAACGCGGTCGATCCCAGGCGGTACCGGCCCCGGAGCGACACCGAATCGGACCTCGAAGCGCGATACGGTCTGAGGCGGCCGTACGTCCTCAACGTGGGAAGGCTCGAGCCGCGGAAGAACCTCGAGCGACTGATCCGGGCGTTCGGTCGAGTGCGGGAGCGCATCGACCCATCGCTCGTTCTGGCGCTGGCGGGCGATCGCGACTTCGGCTATGAGACGACACTATCCGAAGCAGCGCGGCTTGGTGAGGGGGCGGTCCGGTGGCTCGGCCCCGTCGACGACGAGGACCTGCCTTCGTTGTACCGCGGGGCGACGGCACTCGCCTATCCGTCCCTTGCCGAGGGCTTCGGCATGCCGGTTCTCGAAGCGATGGCCTGTGGGATTCCGGTCCTCTCCTCGCCTCGCGGCGCGCTCTCCGAGGTCGCCGGGGACGCGGCGCTCATGATCGATCCCGAGGACGAGGAGGCTCTCGCCGCGGGTCTCGAGACGATCCATGGCGATGAATCCCTCCGCAAACGTCTTATCGCCCGAGGCCTGGCGCGCGCGAAATGCTTCGATTGGGAGGAGTCGGCGCGGAGAACGCTCGCGGCCTACCGCGTGGCGGTCGAGCGCGCTCTTTGACAGCAGACCCACGTGGTGCTAGCGTGAGGTCGTAGGAGTCGGCGGCGATGAAAGTCCAGAGGCTTCTGGTCCTGGGAATCGCGATGTGGGGCGTGCCTCGGCCCTCCGCTGCCCAGGCGGTGAGTGTCAGCTACGAAACAGGACTCCTCACCATCCAATGCCAGAACGCTCCCCTGTCCGAGGTCTTCGAGACGATCGAACGAGAGGCTGGAATCGAGCTGACCCTCGAGGACCCGGTCAAATCGAAGCGGCTGACCGCCGACCTCAGCGCGCTTCCCGTGGCGATGGCGGTTCAGCGCCTGCTCGAGGGTGCGGGGGTGAACTACATCGTCATGATGGATCCCTACGACTGGGCCACGGTCGACAAGATCTTCATCGGCACCGGTGGTGGAGGCCCGGCGCGGTCTGCCCCTCCGCCGCCCGCGGAGCCCGAACCGGTGGACGAGCCGGTTTACGACGAGATGGAGGCGGTGGATCCCGGTGATCAGTTCGATCCGACACTGGGCCAGGAGGATCCGGGCTTCGTCGACGACTCTCAGAATCCGGACGAGTTCGTCGATCCCGAGGACCCGGGCGCGTTCCCCACCCCGCCGCCACCCAACTATCTTCCCCCGACGCAGAACTTCCCGCGAAGCCGATACACGCCGGGGCTTCCGAACAATCAGCCCTACCAGGCCCCCCAGCAGCCTCAGCCGGATCCCAATGCGGCTTCCGGGGCTTTCCCGTACATGGATCCCTTCGGCCGACCCATCCCGGCCCCGCCGAATCAGCAGCAGCAGCAACAACGGCGGCAACAGCGTCAACAACAACAACAGCAGCAGTAGGCACGGTTTTTTGAAGCCGTCCTCGAAGTCGATCGACGCTTATCGCGACAAACGCGACTTCAACCGGACTCCCGAACCCTCACCCGAGGCGGGCGCTAGAGAGAGCGAGGCCCTGCGATTCGTCGTGCATCGGCACGAAGCGCGCCGTCTCCATTACGACCTGAGGCTCGAGATGGCCGGTGTTCTCAAGTCCTGGGCGGTGCCACGCGGGTTCTCCTACGATCCTCTGGTCAAACGCCTCGCCGTTCGCACCGAAGACCATCCGCTCGCTTACGAGAATTTCGAAGGGGTCATTCCGAAAGGCGAGTACGGGGGCGGCACGATGACGATCTGGGATCGCGGCCGCTACGACCTCGTCCAGGCCGAGGACGGTCCGGCGGCAGTCGAGGAGGGCAAGCTCGAGATCCGTCTTCGCGGACGAAAGCTGCGCGGCGAGTGGCATCTCGTGAAGACGCGCT of Vicinamibacteria bacterium contains these proteins:
- a CDS encoding lytic transglycosylase domain-containing protein; translated protein: MSPVRPFLSLVLLIAGTPAARAEIAVMSSGKILYVDRFERADELITLFITGGGEVTVPAELVVNVVPNEIVEELETTEATDDAIRKLGLFPHLAPLIEPAAEKYAIDPNLVAAVIWAESSGDPNAVSVKGALGLMQLMPQTARELGVERPVDPQQNVDGGTRYLRQMLDAHGGDVSLALAAYNAGPDAVRRHGGVPPYRETRTYVGRVLDMYERARDRGSP
- a CDS encoding glycosyltransferase family 1 protein, which codes for MRIGIDAHHINGKPQGSRTHLIELVRALARLTDEEIWIYSFRPEETKEILNVSTLIHRRIFPESARFRVPFVTPALELAHRLSLFHSQYIAPPASFVPQVVTIHDILFETHPQLFVGAFSRRSVALIRRSARRARVVLTVSEYSRRAITERYGLGNERVVVTPNAVDPRRYRPRSDTESDLEARYGLRRPYVLNVGRLEPRKNLERLIRAFGRVRERIDPSLVLALAGDRDFGYETTLSEAARLGEGAVRWLGPVDDEDLPSLYRGATALAYPSLAEGFGMPVLEAMACGIPVLSSPRGALSEVAGDAALMIDPEDEEALAAGLETIHGDESLRKRLIARGLARAKCFDWEESARRTLAAYRVAVERAL